Below is a window of Tolypothrix bouteillei VB521301 DNA.
ATCGCTGTGAGGTGCTGCATCATCATCGGTAACTGTAACGATATCTCCTTTTGCTTCTTTTAGAGCAGCGTTCAGGGCGGCTACGACTCCCGGTACTGTAACTGTTACAGTTCTTAATTTTAAAGGTTCGGGGTTGTATTCTTTAATAAATGCCCAACTGTCGGTGTCTGTGTCGCGCACCACCACTAGCACTTCATCTGCCAGACGGTTTTGTCTTTTGAGTGCTTCCAAACAACGACTGAGGTCTTTTGGGCGACGGTAAGTCGGAACAATGGCAGTGATGGTAATCATGAGTTGCTGCTTAAATGATTGAGTCAGTTTATACTGATGTGTTAACAGTAACCAGTACCGGGCAGTTACTAGCGATCGCTAGTAACTGCTAACAGATAACTTAACTTACTGTGTTGAGTGTTGAACGAGCTTTAAGCTTGCTTAACCAATCTTTTACTATGCCTTTTAACTTAAGCTCTGTATGGAGCTGCCATTCAAAGAAAGGAGCCAGTCCAAAAGATAGGGCGAAAAGACGCAGCCGCAACGATGGTGAATCTCCCAATTGTTTTAGAAGAGTGACCAGTTCTGCTCGTTCCTTTCTATCAAAAATAGGCAAAAAACAATAAGCAGAGTGCAAAAGTGCCATCTTGCGTCTCTGCTTGTCTAGTACTTTTGTATCCCAACCCCGACGTTGAAAAGCGGGTAAGAAACTTTCGTTGAAAATCCGAACGTATCCCTTTAATTGCAAATGCTTGCGTTTGGATCTTGTTTTTTTAACGTCAGTCCATACTCGATAGCAAGCCAGTACATCATCTGAATAGACATTACCATAGCCAGCATCTGCTATTCTTACGGATAGATCGTAATCTTCCACGAATTCAGGACGGTTTTCATAGTACCTAAGTTCCCTTAATGCATTTGCTCTAAACATGACGATATTGGCTGCTACTCTATAGCCAGACACTGCTGCCATAAGGGCTTCATCTGCATCTTGAAACTCGTGATTTCTAGAAACTCGGCTCGTGGAACGGTTATTTCCATACTCGTCAATTTCTTGAATAGCCGTATGAGCGTAACCTGCTTGTGGATACTTTTGTAGTAGCGCAACTAATTTTTCAACATAATTGGGAAATATGACATCATCTGAGTCCAAGCGCACGATGAAGTCAGTTTTTGGCTGGCTCATTAACCAAGTGTTATTGCCAGCAATTCCCAGATTTTTTGGTTGGCGGTAATAGTGAACCTGGGAAAACTGCAGGCAGAGCTGTTCCATAACTTGAGGAGTTTCGTCAGTGCTACCATCGTCAGCAACCCAAACTTCGACATTTGGATATGTTTGACTGCAAGCACTACGCACGGACTGAATTAAATATTGAGCTTGATTGTATGTGGGAATACAAATAGCAACGGAGGGAAAATCTGCCATTGAAGTCATCTTAAGTCAGAGCATATAAGACAGAGCAATTTGTAGTTAAGGATAAGAGCCTGATTTGACTCGCAAAGCAAAGACTCCCATCCTTACTATAAAACAGTCTTATTATGCTTAATTCCGAAGAGGATCTGCAACCTACTTTTTTTTCGTTTGTAGATTTTATTTTCAGGATGACTTTAGCGTGTTTTGATTATGCTGCTTTTATTTGATTTATCGTCTTAATTTTAGTTAACCAACTCTTAACTATGCCTTTTAACCTTAATTCTGTATGATGCTGCCATTCAAAGAACGGACCCAAACCTAAGGAAAGTGCAAAAAGACGAATCCGCAAGGCAGGTGAATCTCCCAATTCTTTTAACAAATCGATCAATTCTGCCCGTTCTGTTTTGGAAAAAATGGGAGAAAAACAAGCGGCTGAATGAATAAGAGCCATTTTGCGCCGATATTTATCAATGACCTTCGTATTCCAACCGCGTCTTTCAAAAGCAGACATTAACGATCGGTTGTATATCCACAGATAAGCCCGCAACTGATCGCCTTTTCTCTTGACTCGCACACCTGCAGTATCTTTCCATACACGATACTCAGCCAATAAGGCGTCAGAGTATACATTCCCATAACCCGCATCGGACATTCTGACTGCTAGATCGTAGTCTTCGCTATACTTGAGTTGTCCATCACCATAAAACCCTACTTCTCGTAAAGCTTTGGCTTTAAACATGAAAATGCTGGAAGCAGTTCGCAATCCAGAAACGGAAGCTTTGAGTGCCTCTTCTCCACTTTGAAATTCATGCTTTCTGATGACTCGTCGTTCGGAACAGTAATTGCCAAATTGATCGATTTCCAATGTGGCTACATGACCCCAACCTGCTTCTGGATACTTTTGCATCAGAGCTACTAAAGTTTCCACATAGCTTGGAGACATATTATCGTCTGAGTCCAGGCGAATCAAAAATTCTGTATCCGGTTGGCTTAAAACCCAGTTACAATTGGGAGTCATACCCATATTTTCTGAATGACGGTAATACCGCAATTGAGGAAACTGCTGGCACAATTGTTTCATGAGTTCAGGGGTTTCATCGGTACTGGCATTGTCTGAAACCCAAACTTCTATATTGGGATATGTTTGGCTGCAAGCACTTGATACTGAATGAATGAGGTATTGAGCCTGATTATAAGTGGGAATACAGATGGCGACTGATGGCAATTCCTGCATATGATGATGGCTCCTTTGAATGAGCAGTCACTAGTTATAGTTATGGATCTACTGGGTTAACGGGAGTTCTACAGCTTCTGACAGTGTCTGTCCTAACAGTAAGAATGACGGAGGAGCAACGAGCGCGAGCGCTCTTAGCGCAAACTGAAAGAGCGCTTATCGCCCTTGGCGCAAGCCGAAAGAGTGCTTATTGCGCTTTTGATCCCCCTCTGCTGCAAGGAGGTCTGTTGTGACTTCATCGAACTCACGTTAGAGTAATAAGTGTTAGCTTTGATTGAGACAGCAATCCGAATTCAGTTGTTAAATTTTGTACAATTAAGACGTTTTGGTATAGATATTGCTAAACCTAAAGGTGAAGTTTGTTATCAGAATGCCAAAAAGTTATTTGTACCAAAATAAAACTCCTTTAGACAAAGCTAAAGAGCTTTTGAGGGAAAAGGCTGTGGAACCTTTCTCCGTTACTTAATCGGATGTACGGAAAAGTTTTATGCAAAAACAGAAAAATGTTGGGATTCTTTACATTTTTTCTTAACAGAGAGTAAACAGACTTAACTTTTGTTTGAGGTGCGCTACTTGAATTTATGACGAGATGGAGGACTGGCGTCCTTAAGAACAGTAGATACTTAGGTTTTGGTGAGCTTTAGCTCTACCTAGGTACAGCGCTTTGCGTCTAAATGGAGTACACCTCTCCCTCAAGCATTGGAGAGGGAACCTGATATGCACGGATGGATATTTCTGTACTTCACCAAGTTGAAATTTGCTGTACCGTTTAAATATCAAATAGAGTTTTCGTAGCGCTTAATGCCCATTTATTTTTTCAAATTATTCGTTCTATTATACGTTAAAAACACTACAAAGTCTATATATAAAGTTAAGGAAATTACGAATGTCGGGATGAAAAACAGATAAAGGTGAGAGGTTAGCGCTGTTTGTGTCACTAAGCGCGAGAGAATAATTGAGGCGATTGGAAGTCGCGACTATACAAATTAAGCCCGCGCAGGCGGACTTACTTGAAGAGAGCGGTTCAAATTTTCTAGGAGAGAAAGTGATGGAAGAAGGTTAGGGTTAGGGATTGGAGATGAGCAATTCTTCCTTATCCCTCTTGTCCCTAAACCCTACCACTCAAATCTTCTAACAAATCCATATAGGTTTGGGCCATTTTGCTCCAACTGTGTTGTTCTGCTATTGTTCGCGAGACTTGACCCATTTGAGTTCTCACCTGTGGGTTGTTTGTCAGGTTTGACATTGCAGCAGCCAAAGCTTCAACGTTGTCTGAGTCTGGTAAAACGATCCCCGCTTCTGGTGTGACCAAATCTGCTGCACCTGTGGAAGTAGCAGTGATGACAGGTACGCCTGTTGCCATAGCTTCAATCACAACCAAGCCAAAGGGTTCGTATCGGGAGGGGAAAACAAAGAAATCGACTGCTTTCATGATTTCTGGTAAGTCACGGCGCAATCCCAAAAAGTGGACTCGGTCATTTAGCCCCAGTGTTGCTGCTAGCTGGGGATAGGGGCTACCTTCTGTAACGCCTGCAACTGCTAAATGCAAATTCGGTACTTTCACAAGCGCGTGCAGTACCGTGTCTAAGTTTTTTCGAGGAATTCTGATATCACCTGCAAATAAAGCAAGGGGTACGGCTTCCGGAAGACCCCATTTTTGGCGATCGCTAACACCAGGAGAAAACTCTTGCAAATCCACACCATTGACAACAATCTCAATGGACTCTGGGGGTACACCAATTTCTAACAAATCTTTAGCGACCTTATCAGAAACTGCTACCACAATTTGTGTTTGACGAAAAGACTTCTTTTCCCACCTAGCATTTAAAGCCGTGTAAAACCACTGGTATAGATCGTAAATAACTTGGCGTGGATGGAATCCAGTTTTTACTGACTTTGACTTTGCCTGTTTGGAGGAGAATTTTAGCCAAGAACTGTGTACGAAATGGACGGCGTTAAGATCGCTCTTAGCCCAAGTAATCGCACCATTAGCTTTGACTGCATCTAATTGAGAGCGGTGCTTACGCAACCAAGTTGTGCTGGAAAAAGCAAAAATTAAGTTGCGAAGCAATTCAGAAGGCCATCCTTCAACCGGAATTGGAACCCAGTGAATTTGGTCGTTTTGTTGTAATTCTGGAGCTAGTTGACTTGATAACAAGGTAACATGATGACCGCGACGAATTGCTTCTTGGGTAACCTCGTAATTCACCCGACCCTGTCCATCACCTTTAATAACGCTGTGGGTAACGATGCAGAGTTTCACATTTAAGTTCCTGTATAATTTACGCCATAATCTGAGATTGACTGTCTACACGACAGATGGACGCCACAATTTCTGAATGCGGGATAAACGAACAATTTGAGGCCAAGCTTGAATTCCTCCCCGCTTTATCAAATAGAGCGTCATATGAACAAAGTATAAGATGAGAAACGCTATTAATTTAATTGGATTGGGAGATAAATCTTTATAACGTTTTATACCGACGTATAGTCTGGCTGCTTCTATTGAGATTTCATATCTTGTCAAGCTACCCACTCCTGGTTCGTGCAAACTACTTGTACAACCATCACTGGCTGCGTGAGTTACTAACAGTTCGGGACAGTGTTGAATTTTGTAGCCTTGTTTTAAAGCTCTCAAACAAAGCTCTGCGTCTTCATAGCCAAAGAAAATATTTTCGTCCCACTGTTCTTGGTCAAAAAATCTTCGAGGAAACAGGGTGGCGTGAATAGCGACAGATTCAGGAACATCGGCTTGACAGAAGTATCCCCGGAAAGATAACTTTCCCGAAACCATTTCGTAAGTACCATCTGGGCTGCGACTGATCCCTGAAAGAATGGTACGGTCTTTTTGTTCTGGAGATAGTTGAGAATATCTATCTAGGGCACGACCAATAAAGTCGGGTTTAACACAAATATCATCATCAATAAAGGCAACAAAATCAGTTTCAGAGGAGGAGATTGCATTAACTGCATTATTGCGGTTAGCACAGACTCCACGGCGAGGACCTATAATGTATTTTGTTCCTGGATATTTCTGAACGATCTGATAATTTTGTTCCTGTACTTCTTTACTTGGAGAGTCATCAGAAACAATCACTGTGTGGGGTTTAACATCAGAGTTCCACAGTGCTTCCAAACATGCTTCCAAACGTTCGGTACGATTCCTCGTGGTAATACAACCGGTTACTCTCATCATCTTTCGCTGTTGATTGGTGTTATGTCAGTTTTTATAATGTAGAAAATCCCTGGCAAGTCTTAAATTTACTCAATTCTCAGTTAAAACTTAGCTGCTATTTTGGGGGGTCCAAAACTTAATAGAAGTGCAACCATTGTTCGGAAGCTAAGACTTTGACGCAAAGAACGCCAGAAGTAAGGACGCGCTTCTTTAATTTGTTTGGAGCGCATCAAACCAATTCCCAAAGTAGTACTTACGTATCCCCATTGTTGTAGAAAATATGGTCTAAATTCCTTGAGTCTTTCATCTTCGATAAACTTCTCATAGCAGAAAAGATCGGCTTGAGCTTTTCGGATTTTTGCTTGAGAATTTCGACTACCGCTCATCATTGTGTCTGTTTGTTCGTGAACTCTGTAACGAGTTAATTTTTCAGGGCAATAATACGCTCCCAAACCATTGCGACAACACAGGTAATTCACGTATAAATCCCACGAACCACCAACTTCTGATGGAATACTTTTCCAGTCCACAACGTCTCGACGAATCAAGGCGGCTGTCGCTGTAGAGACGGCCCTATCTATTAAGCCAAGCTTGTGGAAAGGTTGAAAGATTCCTTCAGATAAATAAGCTCGCTTAAATAGCTCGGAACAATGCTCGGTAAGGGCACTATCTATTTCTCCATTGGCATCCATCATGTAATGATCGCAAAAAGCAAGAGCTAAATTGGGATGAGCTTCCAAAGGTGGTACGAGCTTTTCTAAAAAGTTCTCTTCCCACATATCGTCGTCAAGCAAACTTGCCACATATTTACCCCTTGCTTTTTTAAAAGCGTTCATGGTGTTGGCAAACATCCCCAAGTTTGTTGAGTTGCGGTAGAAGCGAATTCTATCATCATTAAAAGACTCCACAATGGGTTGGGGGTTTTCCGGACTGCAATTGTCAGAAACAATAATTTCTATATTGCGGTACGTTTGTTTAACCGCACTACTTAATGCCGCCTTTAGATAGTCGGGACGGTTATAAGTAGGTGTAATAATACTAACTAAGGGTTCTGGGGATTTTCTACTGCCATTCATATTCTCATTACTACGTATTTTTGCTTTAACGGGAAGGTTTTAAGAAATTTTCAACTAATAATAGTAAGTAACACATTTCTATGAAAAAACTATGTAAATAATATTACAATCCCTTGTCATAGATTAGATTTATTGAATTTGATGGAAATGTTCAATTAATTCTTTGAGTGGGCTTTAGAAACCCGAGCTTTTCCACAACCGGGTTTCTTGGAAGCGTAGAATTGATTAGAGCCCTACAAAAGTCTTGTTAAGATTTTGCATAGGCTATCCTTTTATAAAGGAGTTGTGAATTTTTTAACCAAAACCTAGCAAGGTAGTAAAGTCTATCTAAGAAATTGTAAAATGGCCAGCCCAGTATTAAATTGGAAATAGCCAAAGCTTCTTTACAATTCCATTTACTATTTATGTAATATTTGGTACGTCGGTACTGAAGGTTGCGCGATAGATCGACTCTAGCTTGATGACCGATTTGTTCCAGAAAGGTGTTGATGTACTGGTTGGTCATTCTGATTCCAGTTTGTCCATCCATACTTAATTCTACTTTTGCTTGAATGAAGTTATTGTTGCCATGGAGGCGATAGCTTCCTAAAACTTCATTCAGCGTCTTAATTTTTCCTAAAAATGCCGTGCAATAAATAAGACAACCATCAACACACAGTCGCCACTTCACACTATCTATAGGAAAAATTTTTGTTAGAGCGCTGCGTCGGTAAGCTAGCCCGGAGGTTGGCGGAAAACACCAAGCGTTACCTGTTGCTACAATGACTTTTGCTAAATCGTCATCCATAACCCTTCCTACAACAGAAGAATTGGGGATAAGTTTTCCTTCGCTATCGACATTATCTAGCAGGTGCATTACACCAACAACATCTGAGTGATTGAAAGCTTTTACAACTTGCTCTAATTTGTTAGGTTTCCAAATATCATCAGCATCTAAAAAAGCAACAATGTCTCCACTTGTTGCCTCAAATCCCGTGTTGAAAGCAGCTCCCTGTCCCTGGTTTTCTTGAAAAATTGCTTTGATTTTACCTGGATGCTTTTGGGCAAGCTGTAGAATAACCTCTGGGCTGTTGTCTTTAGAACCATCATCTACGATGATAATTTCCGTGTTTGTATACGTTTGATCTATGACTGACTCAACCGCAGTAGGTAGATATTTAGCATAGTTGTAATTTGCAATAATAATAGAAACTTTCATTTTGAATCCAGTAAAACTATTCATGTATAATTATTCATTGTGATATTATTAAATTAAAAAAGAAAGACTTTTGCAATCGGTTTAAACATTCATCAAGAAAACTTTTATATTGCTTCATTTATAGAATGTAAATTGTCTTTTTAGAGAAAATTAGTTTATAGCTATTTCATAAAATACAAATACGTAGATCTGCTTTGGCGCTCAATTAGCTATTTATTTCAATTCACACATCAATTCACACAGTCAATGAAGCGTTTGTTAGCTCTGAAGAGAGCAGGGCTTCTGGCTCTGCTTTCTTCAGGAGCTATTTTGTATCAGAACTTTTTACTCGACTGTACCGACTTCATGCTGCATTTGATGATATTTCCAAAGTTTGCCGCGTCTTTGTAGCAAGTCTTGATAGTTTCCTTGTTCTACAACTCTTCCTGATTCCATAACGACGACTTTGTCTGCTTTGGCAATTGTTGAGAGTCGGTGAGCGATCGCAATCACCGTTCGACCAACAGCAAGCTTTTCTATAGATTCTTGAATGAGTCTTTCCGATACTGAGTCAAGAGCGCTGGTTGCTTCGTCCAAAATCAAAATATCTGGGTCTCGCAATAATGCACGGGCTATGGCAATACGTTGCTGTTGTCCGCCCGATAAACGAGCTCCGCGATCGCCCAAAACTGTTGCAAAACCTTGGGGCATTTGTTCGATAAACTCAAGTGCATTTGCCAGTCGGGCTGCTTCTCTAATTTCGGCTTCTGTGGCGTTGGGTGTACCGTAAGCAATGTTATCCCAAACTGAAGTATTGAAAATAAAGGTATGTTGGCTGACGACTGCCATTCTCTGGCGCAACGAGTTAATGTTAAACTGTTGCAAATCTACACCATCTACAAAGATATGTCCTTCTGTCGGGTCGTAAAATCGAGGAATTAAATCAACGAGTGTTGTTTTACCTGCACCGGATGCGCCCACCAGTGCCGTCATTTTACCCTTTTCAATAGAGAGAGTCACGTTATGAAGTACCAAATTGCTGGGTTGGTAACCAAAATCGACAGAGACTATGTCAATTGAGCGCTGCAATCCAGGAAACTCAATGTTGCCATTTTGAAAGTAGGTTTTGTCATCTTCTCTTAAGAGATCCTTGATATTTTCTAGCGAGCCACCCAATGTACTTAAATAGGCGAGAGTTCCATTAATATCCTGCAAACTTGGCACCACTCTCACTAGGACAAAG
It encodes the following:
- a CDS encoding glycosyltransferase, translating into MTSMADFPSVAICIPTYNQAQYLIQSVRSACSQTYPNVEVWVADDGSTDETPQVMEQLCLQFSQVHYYRQPKNLGIAGNNTWLMSQPKTDFIVRLDSDDVIFPNYVEKLVALLQKYPQAGYAHTAIQEIDEYGNNRSTSRVSRNHEFQDADEALMAAVSGYRVAANIVMFRANALRELRYYENRPEFVEDYDLSVRIADAGYGNVYSDDVLACYRVWTDVKKTRSKRKHLQLKGYVRIFNESFLPAFQRRGWDTKVLDKQRRKMALLHSAYCFLPIFDRKERAELVTLLKQLGDSPSLRLRLFALSFGLAPFFEWQLHTELKLKGIVKDWLSKLKARSTLNTVS
- a CDS encoding glycosyltransferase family 2 protein; translation: MQELPSVAICIPTYNQAQYLIHSVSSACSQTYPNIEVWVSDNASTDETPELMKQLCQQFPQLRYYRHSENMGMTPNCNWVLSQPDTEFLIRLDSDDNMSPSYVETLVALMQKYPEAGWGHVATLEIDQFGNYCSERRVIRKHEFQSGEEALKASVSGLRTASSIFMFKAKALREVGFYGDGQLKYSEDYDLAVRMSDAGYGNVYSDALLAEYRVWKDTAGVRVKRKGDQLRAYLWIYNRSLMSAFERRGWNTKVIDKYRRKMALIHSAACFSPIFSKTERAELIDLLKELGDSPALRIRLFALSLGLGPFFEWQHHTELRLKGIVKSWLTKIKTINQIKAA
- a CDS encoding glycosyltransferase family 4 protein, whose protein sequence is MKLCIVTHSVIKGDGQGRVNYEVTQEAIRRGHHVTLLSSQLAPELQQNDQIHWVPIPVEGWPSELLRNLIFAFSSTTWLRKHRSQLDAVKANGAITWAKSDLNAVHFVHSSWLKFSSKQAKSKSVKTGFHPRQVIYDLYQWFYTALNARWEKKSFRQTQIVVAVSDKVAKDLLEIGVPPESIEIVVNGVDLQEFSPGVSDRQKWGLPEAVPLALFAGDIRIPRKNLDTVLHALVKVPNLHLAVAGVTEGSPYPQLAATLGLNDRVHFLGLRRDLPEIMKAVDFFVFPSRYEPFGLVVIEAMATGVPVITATSTGAADLVTPEAGIVLPDSDNVEALAAAMSNLTNNPQVRTQMGQVSRTIAEQHSWSKMAQTYMDLLEDLSGRV
- a CDS encoding glycosyltransferase family 2 protein, yielding MRVTGCITTRNRTERLEACLEALWNSDVKPHTVIVSDDSPSKEVQEQNYQIVQKYPGTKYIIGPRRGVCANRNNAVNAISSSETDFVAFIDDDICVKPDFIGRALDRYSQLSPEQKDRTILSGISRSPDGTYEMVSGKLSFRGYFCQADVPESVAIHATLFPRRFFDQEQWDENIFFGYEDAELCLRALKQGYKIQHCPELLVTHAASDGCTSSLHEPGVGSLTRYEISIEAARLYVGIKRYKDLSPNPIKLIAFLILYFVHMTLYLIKRGGIQAWPQIVRLSRIQKLWRPSVV
- a CDS encoding glycosyltransferase family 2 protein, which codes for MNGSRKSPEPLVSIITPTYNRPDYLKAALSSAVKQTYRNIEIIVSDNCSPENPQPIVESFNDDRIRFYRNSTNLGMFANTMNAFKKARGKYVASLLDDDMWEENFLEKLVPPLEAHPNLALAFCDHYMMDANGEIDSALTEHCSELFKRAYLSEGIFQPFHKLGLIDRAVSTATAALIRRDVVDWKSIPSEVGGSWDLYVNYLCCRNGLGAYYCPEKLTRYRVHEQTDTMMSGSRNSQAKIRKAQADLFCYEKFIEDERLKEFRPYFLQQWGYVSTTLGIGLMRSKQIKEARPYFWRSLRQSLSFRTMVALLLSFGPPKIAAKF
- a CDS encoding glycosyltransferase family 2 protein → MKVSIIIANYNYAKYLPTAVESVIDQTYTNTEIIIVDDGSKDNSPEVILQLAQKHPGKIKAIFQENQGQGAAFNTGFEATSGDIVAFLDADDIWKPNKLEQVVKAFNHSDVVGVMHLLDNVDSEGKLIPNSSVVGRVMDDDLAKVIVATGNAWCFPPTSGLAYRRSALTKIFPIDSVKWRLCVDGCLIYCTAFLGKIKTLNEVLGSYRLHGNNNFIQAKVELSMDGQTGIRMTNQYINTFLEQIGHQARVDLSRNLQYRRTKYYINSKWNCKEALAISNLILGWPFYNFLDRLYYLARFWLKNSQLLYKRIAYAKS